A genomic stretch from Argiope bruennichi chromosome 2, qqArgBrue1.1, whole genome shotgun sequence includes:
- the LOC129962347 gene encoding uncharacterized protein LOC129962347 — MPMKEGLLGDSKALANVRLNQTVKRLHKNPMMQNLYKEFIEEYESLGHMEKGNNDLCEGSYYLSHHGVYKPENSTTKLRVVFNASAPSASGQSLNDLLLAGAVKENIFEIMTRFRTYKYTFMADIKKIYRQILIDESQRNLLKILYKDNMNEFPTTYRLNTVTYGTKSAPFLAIRCLKQLALDEATKISVSFASYTNRCVYG; from the coding sequence ATGCCGATGAAAGAAGGTTTGTTGGGCGATTCTAAAGCCTTAGCCAACGTTAGACTTAACCAAACAGTTAAGCGATTGCATAAGAATCCcatgatgcaaaatttatataaggagtttattgaagaatatgaaaGTTTGGGTCATATGGAAAAAGGGAATAATGACCTTTGTGAAGGATCTTATTATTTGTCGCATCATGGAGTTTACAAACCTGAAAACTCAACCACAAAATTAAGGGTTGTATTTAATGCCAGTGCCCCTAGTGCATCGGGACAAAGTTTAAACGATTTGCTTCTTGCCGGTgcagtgaaagaaaatatttttgaaataatgactaGATTTAGGACTTATAAATACACATTTATGGCAGATATTAAGAAGATCTACCgtcaaatattaattgatgaatcaCAAAGAAATctgctaaaaatattatacaaggaTAATATGAATGAGTTTCCAACTACTTATCGTCTTAACACTGTCACTTATGGCACAAAATCGGCTCCGTTCTTGGCCATTCGTTGTTTGAAGCAACTCGCTTTGGATGAAGCAACAAAAATTTCCGTTAGCTTCGCAAGTTACACTAACAGATGTGTATATGGATGA